In the genome of Salana multivorans, the window GGCCGATGCGGCCATGGCGTCCGCCAGGTACAGGTCGTCGGTCATCGGTCGACACCTCCCAGGACGGGGTCGATCGAGGCGACTGCCACGACGACGTCGGCGATCTGCCCGCCCTCGCACATGGCCGCCAGCGACTGGAGGTTGGTGAAGGACGGATCACGGAAGTGGGCGCGGTAGGGACGCGTCGCGCCGTCGGAGACGAGGTGGACGCCCAGGTTGCCCTTGGCGTGCTCGACGTCGACGAACACCTGGCCGGCCGGGACGCGGAAGCCCTCGGTCACCAGCTTGAAGTGGTGGATGAGCGACTCCATCGAGTGGCCCATGATCTCGCGGATGTGGGCGGCGGAGGTGCCCTGGCCGTCCGGGCCGATGGCGAGCTGGGCCGGCCAGCGCACCTCGGGGTCGGCGACCATGACCGGGTGGCTGCCGCCGGCCCTGTCCTGCGCGTCGATCCGGTCCATGACCTGCTCGACGATGCGCATCGACTCGTCGATCTCGTCGAACCGGAGCAGGATCCGCGAGAAGGCGTCGGCGTCGGAGGAGGTCGGGACCTTGAAGTCGTAGGTCTCGTACCCGCAGTACGGGTCGTCCTTGCGCAGGTCGAACGGGAGGCCGGCGGAGCGCAGGATCGGCCCCGTCACCCCGAGCGACATCGCCGTCGAGAGCGGCAGGTAGCCGATCCCGATGGCGCGGCCCTTCATGATCGGGTTCGCGTCGATCAGCTTGTGCAGGTGGCCGACGTACTGGAAGAACCGCGGCATCATCTCGCGGATGGCCGCGGTCGTCCCCGGCGGGATGTCCTGGGCGAGCCCGCCCGGGCGGATGTACGCGTGGTTCATCCGCAGGCCCGAGACGAGCTCGAAGATCTTGAGGATCTCCTCGCGGGCGGTGAACGCCTCCGTCATGATCGTCGTCGCGCCGAGCTCGTTGCCGCCCGTGCCGATCGCGACGAGGTGCGACGCGGCGCGCTGCAGCTCCATGAGCAGGACGCGGACGAGCGTGGCGCGCTCAGGCGCCTCGATGCCGAGGAGCTTCTCGACGCCGAGGCAGTAGGCGACCTCCTGGAAGAACGGGGCGACGTAGTCCATGCGCGTGCAGTACGTCACGCCCTGGGTCCACGTGCGGAACTCCATGTTCTTCTCGATGCCCGTGTGCAGGTAGCCGATGCCGACCCGGGCCTCGCGGACGGTCTCGCCGTCGAGCTCGATGATGAGCCGGAGCACGCCGTGCGTCGACGGGTGCTGGGGACCCATGTTGACGACGATCCGCTCCTCGCCGAGCCGGGCCGCCTCCTCGGCGATCTGCGCCCAGTCGCCGCCGTGCGCGGTGAACGACGCGGCGCCGTCGAGGTCCTCCTCGACGCCGTCGACGAACGTGGACTCGGTCGCGCCGTCGACGCGGCCGGTCCGGGACGTGTGGTGAGCCGTGCTCATCGGTAGGACCTCCGCTGGTCGGCGGGGGGCACGGTGGCGCCCTTGTACTCGACGGGGATGCCGCCCAGCGGGTAGTCCTTGCGCTGGGGGTGGCCGACCCAGTCGTCCGGCATCGCGATGCGGGCGAGGCCGGGGTGGCCGTCGAAGATGATCCCGAAGAAGTCCCAGGTCTCGCGCTCGTGCCAGTCGTTGACCGGGTAGACGTTCGTCGTCGACGGGACGTGCGGGTCGGCGTCCGGCACGGCGACCTCGAGCCGCAGCAGCCGGGGACCGTTCGTGATGGAGCGCAGGTGGTAGACGGCGTGCAGCTCGCGGCCGGCGTCCTCCGGGTAGTGCACCCCGCTGACGCCGAGCGACAGGTCGAAGCGCAGGTCCTGCTCGTCGCGCAGGAGGCGGCAGACCGTCACGAGGTGCTCGCGCGCGATCTCGAGCGTCAGCTCGCCGCGGTCGACGACGACCTTGCGCACGGCCGCCCCGTAGGCGATCCCGTTGTCCTCGAGCACCTCGGCGAGGATGTCGACGACCTCGTCGAACCAGCCGCCGTAGGGCCGCTCGGTCGGGACGTCGATGACGACGGAGACCTGGAGACCGCGGAAGCCGGACGTGTCGCCCGTGTCCGTGTTGCCGAACAGGCCCTGGCGGGTGGCGACGAGGTCGCCGCGGGCCTGGTCCTCCAGCGCGGGGGCCGGCTCGGGCAACCCGCCCGGCACCACCGGGCCCCCCTCGACGACCTCGCCCGCGTCGTCCAGCTCGCCGGACGTGACGGCGGCGGGGTCGGTCGGGGCGGCAGCCGGAGCCTCGGGCACGGCGGACGACGGCGCGTCGGGGCGCGTCTCCTCGGGCGGGTTCGCCTTGCTCCCCGGGGTGTCGGTGCTCATGCGAGCAGCCCCTTCTGGGCGTGCGTCGGGGTGGCGGCGAGCGCCGCGGCCTCGACGCGACGGGCGATCTCGTCCCGGCGGGCGCCGAGCGGCGCCTTCTTGACCTGCTCGTGCAGCTCGAGGATCGCGTTCAGCAGCATCTCCGGGCGCGGCGGGCAGCCGGGCAGGTAGATGTCGACGGGGACGACGTGGTCGACGCCCTGGACGATCGCGTAGTTGTTGAACATCCCGCCGGAGGACGCGCAGGCGCCCATCGACAGGACCCACTTCGGCTCGGACATCTGGTCGTAGACCTGACGCACGATGGGGGCCATCTTCTGCGACAGCCGGCCCGAGACGATCATGAGGTCCGCGTGGCGCGGGGAGGCCCGGAAGACCTCCATGCCGAACCGGGAGATGTCGAAACGGGGCGTGCCCGTCGCCATCATCTCGATGGCGCAGCACGCGAGCCCCATCGTGACGGGCCACATCGACGCCTTGCGGGCCAGCCCGACGATGTCGCCGATCGCGCCCAGTGCGAAGCCGGGAGCCTGCTCCTCGATACCGCGTCCCATGTCCGCCTCCCTCAGTCCCAGTTCAGGGCGCCGCGGCGCCACTCGTAGATGTAGGGGACGGTGATGAGGGCGAGGAAGCCCATCATCGCGACGATCCCGAAGACGGCCAGGTCGTGGAAGGCGACGGCCCACGGGTACAGGAAGACCACCTCGATGTCGAAGATGATGAACGTCATCGCGACGAGGTAGTACTTGATGTTGAACCGGCCGTGACCGACGGCGTGCGGCGTCGGCTGGATGCCGCACTCGTACGCCTCGAGCTTGGCGCGCGAGTACACGCGCGGCCCGATGATCGCGCTGGCGCCGACGCCCCCGAGGGCGAGCAGGGCCGCGACCCCCATCATGACGAGGATCGGAGTGTAGGGATTGGTCATGCCGCAGGCACCACCTTCGTCAGTGCGGTGATGATCCGGTCCATGGCGTCGCCGCCCGTCCGGTCGTAGGAGTCCGACAAGAGCTTGTGGACGAACTTCATGAGCGTCGGGCGGGGCAGCCCGTACTTCGTGCAGACGCGCATGACGCGCGGGTGCTCGATGATCTTCACGAACTGCTTGCCAAGGGCGTAGTAGCCGCCGAGCTCGGCCCGCATGAGGCGCGGGTACGCCTGCATCGCGCGCTCCCGGCTGGCCGCGTCGGGACGCGCGAGCGCCTGGGCGATGACGTCGGCGGCGAACCGGCCGGCCTGCATCGCGTAGGCGATGCCCTCGCCGTTGAACGGGCTCACCATGCCGCCGGAGTCGCCGACCAGGAGCAGGCCGTCCGCGTAGAGCGGCTTGCGGTTGAACGCCATCGGCAGGGCGGCGCTGCGCACGGGACCGACCTGGTTCTCGGGCGTGAAGCCCCACTCCTGCGGGACGTTGGCGATCCAGCGCGCGAACACGTCGCGGTAGTTGATCGTCGTCGCCTTGGCGTCCGAGGAGACGCTGCCGAGGCCGACGTTCGCCAGACCGTTGCCGAGCGCGAAGATCCAGCCGTAGCCGGGCAGGAGCGCCGACTCCCCCGGCTTGCCGTCCCACAGCTCGAGGTGGGACTCCATCATGTCGTCGTCGGCCCGCGGCGTGCCCTCGGGCGTGCGGAAGTAGGTGCGGACGGCGACGCCGAGCGGGCGGCTCGCCAGCTTCTCGCGCCCGACGCTCGTGGCCAGCCGGGCGGCGACCCCACCGGCGTCGACGACGTAGGGGGCGGTGAAGGTCAGCTCGGGCTCACCGGTCGCGCGACCGCGCGCGTCGACGCGCTTGACGGTGACGCCCGTGATCCGGCCGTCGTCGGAGCGGACCGCGCCGGTCACGCTGTGCCCCTCGAGGAGCCTGGCCCCGCTGGCGACCGCGTGGCGGGCGAGGGTCTCGTCCAGGTCCTCGCGGGTGCGGGTGAGGCCGTAGCTCGGGACGGTCTCGAGCTCCGGCCACGGCATCTCGATCCGGTGCCCGCCGCCGACGACGCGCAGCCCGACGTTGCGCAGCCAGCCGTCGTCCTCGCGGATCGGCACGCCCATCGAGATGAGCTCGGCGACCGCGCGCGGCGTGAGGCCGTCGCCGCAGATCTTGTCGCGCGGGAAGGTGGCCTTCTCCAGCACGACGACGTCGAGCCCGCGCTGGGCGAGGTAGTGCGCCGTCGCGGCTCCACCGGGACCCGCGCCGACGACGATGACGTCGGCGCTAGCAGTCGCGGCTGCCATCGTCATCACCTCGCTGTCCTGCCTGTGCCATGTCCTGCCTGAACGTGCCGCCCGGGCCGTCGCCGAGGCGGCGTCCCGCGGCACGGTGTGCCGAAAATCCGAGGTCCGAGCACGCGGCTGACGGCGTCTCGCGCGCAGACCGTTTTCACTCTAGTTAGGCCCTCCGGGGGTGTCTCCCAAGGCTTACCTAACCACGTGTCGCGGCCTCGCGCTCGGCCTATTTTCGCTACACCTGAGGCCCGAATTTCGGGACCAAGGTCAGGGTCGACTCAGGGCTTGACGGCCCGGTGCAGGGCGACGATCCCGAGGCTGAGGTTGCGGTAGGACACCGACCGCCAGCCGGCCTCGTGCAGGAGCGCGGCGACGCCCTCCTGGTCCGGCCAG includes:
- a CDS encoding NADH-quinone oxidoreductase subunit D — its product is MSTAHHTSRTGRVDGATESTFVDGVEEDLDGAASFTAHGGDWAQIAEEAARLGEERIVVNMGPQHPSTHGVLRLIIELDGETVREARVGIGYLHTGIEKNMEFRTWTQGVTYCTRMDYVAPFFQEVAYCLGVEKLLGIEAPERATLVRVLLMELQRAASHLVAIGTGGNELGATTIMTEAFTAREEILKIFELVSGLRMNHAYIRPGGLAQDIPPGTTAAIREMMPRFFQYVGHLHKLIDANPIMKGRAIGIGYLPLSTAMSLGVTGPILRSAGLPFDLRKDDPYCGYETYDFKVPTSSDADAFSRILLRFDEIDESMRIVEQVMDRIDAQDRAGGSHPVMVADPEVRWPAQLAIGPDGQGTSAAHIREIMGHSMESLIHHFKLVTEGFRVPAGQVFVDVEHAKGNLGVHLVSDGATRPYRAHFRDPSFTNLQSLAAMCEGGQIADVVVAVASIDPVLGGVDR
- a CDS encoding NADH-quinone oxidoreductase subunit C, with the translated sequence MSTDTPGSKANPPEETRPDAPSSAVPEAPAAAPTDPAAVTSGELDDAGEVVEGGPVVPGGLPEPAPALEDQARGDLVATRQGLFGNTDTGDTSGFRGLQVSVVIDVPTERPYGGWFDEVVDILAEVLEDNGIAYGAAVRKVVVDRGELTLEIAREHLVTVCRLLRDEQDLRFDLSLGVSGVHYPEDAGRELHAVYHLRSITNGPRLLRLEVAVPDADPHVPSTTNVYPVNDWHERETWDFFGIIFDGHPGLARIAMPDDWVGHPQRKDYPLGGIPVEYKGATVPPADQRRSYR
- a CDS encoding NADH-quinone oxidoreductase subunit B gives rise to the protein MGRGIEEQAPGFALGAIGDIVGLARKASMWPVTMGLACCAIEMMATGTPRFDISRFGMEVFRASPRHADLMIVSGRLSQKMAPIVRQVYDQMSEPKWVLSMGACASSGGMFNNYAIVQGVDHVVPVDIYLPGCPPRPEMLLNAILELHEQVKKAPLGARRDEIARRVEAAALAATPTHAQKGLLA
- a CDS encoding NADH-quinone oxidoreductase subunit A, giving the protein MTNPYTPILVMMGVAALLALGGVGASAIIGPRVYSRAKLEAYECGIQPTPHAVGHGRFNIKYYLVAMTFIIFDIEVVFLYPWAVAFHDLAVFGIVAMMGFLALITVPYIYEWRRGALNWD
- a CDS encoding geranylgeranyl reductase family protein, with the protein product MAAATASADVIVVGAGPGGAATAHYLAQRGLDVVVLEKATFPRDKICGDGLTPRAVAELISMGVPIREDDGWLRNVGLRVVGGGHRIEMPWPELETVPSYGLTRTREDLDETLARHAVASGARLLEGHSVTGAVRSDDGRITGVTVKRVDARGRATGEPELTFTAPYVVDAGGVAARLATSVGREKLASRPLGVAVRTYFRTPEGTPRADDDMMESHLELWDGKPGESALLPGYGWIFALGNGLANVGLGSVSSDAKATTINYRDVFARWIANVPQEWGFTPENQVGPVRSAALPMAFNRKPLYADGLLLVGDSGGMVSPFNGEGIAYAMQAGRFAADVIAQALARPDAASRERAMQAYPRLMRAELGGYYALGKQFVKIIEHPRVMRVCTKYGLPRPTLMKFVHKLLSDSYDRTGGDAMDRIITALTKVVPAA